Sequence from the Microtus pennsylvanicus isolate mMicPen1 chromosome 12, mMicPen1.hap1, whole genome shotgun sequence genome:
GTGCCATCGGGGCATCGCCCACGGAGCCGCAGTGAAATGTCCTGTCGTCAGTTCAGATGCAACtcagaggaaaacacagaaaaagactTTGATCAAAGACTCTGTTACAGGTTCATCCAGAAAACCAGCTACGTACCTGTGTAAAATGTGCCCCTTTACTACTTCAGCCAGAAGTATTCTGAAAAAGCACATGGAGTATTTGCATTCCCCGTCATGTGTTGACTCATTTGGTAATCCTCCTGGActtgacaaaagaaaaaatgacgtCCTTGAGGAGTCTGTAGATCTCAATTGCACTAAGCCATTAGTAAGACAACAGTCAGCCACGTTTCCAAAGAACTCTGCTTTAAAACAAGACGTCAAACGGACATTTGCATCAAGCTCACAATCAAgtcatttttcaaaatttcataaGCGGCCACACAGAATACAAAAAGCCCGGAAAAGTATTGCCCAGTCTGGTGCAAACGCGTGCAATCCAAACAGCTCTCCCCACAAGGATGTTACGGTTAAAAGCAGCACTGACCAAAAGCCAAAGTATCTCCACCAAGTAGCAAAAGAAAAGTCTAATGCCAAGGCAAACAGTTATTTATATAGAAACAAGTATGAAAACTACAGGATGATCAAAAAATCAGGTGAATCATACCCACTTCCTTTCAAAAAAGAGGTTAGTTCATTAAACTCTTTACATCTGTTTTCATCATCAAATAATTctcataataattttatttcagacCCTCATTGCCCAGATACCAAAAGACCAGATCACAGGCGTGTGGCTGTCAAAAGAGTAGTTAAGGGTTCCAGGAAGGAAAGTTCTGGTGGAGAAGACTTGGATAGCTATCCTGACTTTCTGCATAAAATGACTGTTGTTGTTTTGCAAAAGCTTAATTCTGCTGAAAAAAAAGACAGTTACGAGACAGAAGATGACAGTTCCTGGGATAATGTTGAGCTAGGTGACTACACTACACAGGCCGTGGAAGAAGAAACCTACAGTGGTCTTAGTCCAGAACATGTAAACTTACTGCCTCTATTTAAAAGCAAGATGGAAAGCCAAGGTCCTGAGGACAGTGCTGCCCTCAGTTACAATCAGGACGAGGGCTTTTATTTTGAGTATTATGAAGATGGTGGCACTGACAGCTTTTTGCGTGAGATACATGACCCTCAGCCTTTGGAAAATGCAGAAACACCTTTGTCAAAGCATGGCTCCGTTTTTCACTGGACTGATCTGTCCCTTGAGAAGAAGTCATGTCCTTACTGCCCAGCCACTTTTGAAACAGGTGTTGGGCTGTCAAATCACGTCCGAGGGCATCTTCATAGAGCAGGATTGAGCTATGAAGCCCGCCATGTCGTGTCGCCAGAACAAATAGCCACAAGCGACAAAATGCAGCATTTCAAAAGGGCTGGCGCAGGGACGCCTGTGAAGCGCGTTAGAAAAGGTAAGTTCCCGTGTGGAGACAGTTGGGGCCTAATAAATGTGTTGACATTCGGAGGAGTTGAAAATTGTGTTTGAGTTTGGTCCTTCTTAGAAATCCCAGAATTTCATATTTCAGAGTTAATTCATTGATGGGGATTTGTGAAAGAGCCTGATGCCACTCTAACCGTCTCTTTTAGCTGTAGAGAAGGCTGAGACTACTTCTGAACACACTTGTCAGCTCTGTGGTGGTTGGTTTGACACAAAGATTGGGTTATCAAATCATGTCAGAGGCCATCTGAAAAGACTTGGGAAAACTAAGTGGGATGCTCACAAGTCTCCGATCTGTGTTCTGAACGAGATGATGCAGAACGAAGAGAAGTACGAGAAGATTTTAAAGGCCCTGAACAATCGTCGCGTCATTCCCAGACCCTTCGTAGCTCAGAAACTCACGTCAGGGGACGACTTCCTGTCTCAGGATGTTCTACCTCTCGACGAATACCGTAACGGCCTAAAGACAGAGGCTCTGTCAGTGTCTGCTTCAGAGGAAGAACGCCTGAGTTTCCTAAACGAATGTGACGAAACAAAACCCGAACTGCCCAGTGGAAGAAAGAACCAGTCTCTTACACTGATAGAACTTCTTAGAAACAAAAGGATGGGGGACGAAAGGAATTCTGCTCTTTCTCCTCAGAAGATTCATAACCAGACGGCAAGGAAGAGATTTGTTCAGAAATGTGTTCTTCCACTAAACGACGACAGTCCGTTGATGTATCAACCACAAAAAATGGACTTGACTGTGCACTCAGGTAAGAGGACGCTTGTGACTGTTATTTGAACACAGTTGAGGGCTTTGTGAGCTGGAGCCTCTGGGCAGTGCCTCCTGAGCATCTTCCGTTTGCACATTCGCAGCGCACACTTGTTATTCTGCTGTGGCCCAGGTGGATGCCCGGCAGCACTGAGTCTCTGCCTCATGTCTTGGTCTGAATGTAAGTCGAGAAACAAAgcaaagtgcacacacacacatgcacacgcacacacacccctacaccaGACCAGCTGACCTGGGAAAAGCGGCTGCTGTAATATGGGAGGCTGACGTGTATCAGCACTGCACTGTTGAAAGGGAAGACCTGGCACGCCTCTGCCAGTGCTGCAGAgagctgttttcagaactgagCTGCTGGTGTCTGCTGCTTAGGCAAGGCAGTCCAGAACAACTTCTTAGACCAAAGGACTGGTGCCCGATGCCATTAACCCAAACAAGCGTCTCCTCTCGGAAGCTCACTGTATTATGGGATGGTGTGACTTTTGAGAACTGTAGTCAATATGAACAAAATTTGCGTGGCCTTTGGATTTTACAGTTGTGTTTTTCTGCAGCAGAGCAGGTGCCTCTGTCAGTGCTGGTGTGCCAAGTTTCTGTTGAAGGGATATTTCGAATGTATTGGGAAAGGATCTGTCTGGTTTATACTCAAACACTAGAAGGGTGTTttgggtttatttgttttgaggttAAGAGTGTTGAAAGGTTTGTGTATGTGAGCCCCAGTTGACGTGTCTTAGCTAATAGAAATTGGCCCATGGATTAGTAAAGAATCAAATTACTGTAATTCTGATTCACCTCTTGGCAAGCACTAAATATCTCTAATATTTGTATTGTAATTTTGATTTAGGGGAATATTAATAGCCTGAAACAATGCTTTCTCTGATGCAGGATTCTGGATAGTAGACTGCTTTATTCCAAGTAAAGAGTCTTTCAAAGGCCGTAGTTTTCTCCTTTTAAGAAGGATGAAGCACAGAGAGCGTGTTAGTTGTGTTCACCATGATACAGAATTTTTTGTGACCGCCATGATAGTGTTGGGGACACCTACTGAAGTGAGGGTTGTCTGAAAAGTTTAGAGTTTCTATTTTTTCAACGTTTCCTTTCCTGTGGTGGTATTGGCTTGTTGATCATTTATTTAGCACAAAGATTTTAGCAAAAAACTTCAAATCATTGACTTGGCATTATTGATTGAGCATTCAGATTAATGAACATAAAATGCCCTGAATAAAATGTTGTGTCTACCACCTCCTCTCCAGCCTTCATTGGAAAGCCAAATTTAGTCGTGCCTTGTACGGTTTTGTGGGCACAACACTTTGATTACCACTTTGTCCACTAGACTTTGTCATTCTCTATTGCTGTGTTGTAAGCTTTGAACTTTCCCAGCAGAGCTGTGCTGTTCACATCATTACCGTAGGCTTCAGAAATGATCTGCATAACACAGACATCTGCCAGAAAGTGACTCTGAATACTAACTGCCAACTGCTAGCCCTTAACTCCCTTCCTTAAATTCAAGCTAAGCCAACTCAACGAGCGctttaaaaatcatctttattGTGGTGCTTTTCTACACACATTAAGCTAAGAGAATTTCCCTTTTTGAAGTGAGAACTGGATTATAGTGTTTTTTTTTGAAGGATAGGTGTGCCTGTGAAGCTTAGAACATGTGTGCATTGCAATACGACGTCTACAAGTGCTGTTAGCCTGTCCAGCCACTTCCGCGCTTGTGCACGAAGGAAGAGTGCTGCCCTTGTGACGGGCACAGGTATGTGCGAACAGACATCACCACGTCTGCCTGGTGCAGTGCTCTGGTGCCAGTGTTAGACGGTAGCTGGAGCCCCCCGGTAAGCAACGCTTGAACACGCACTGAAGTGATGAGTTTTCATCTGACTCATGCTGATTGGTTAGGAGAAAATAACCCATCGGAGGTGAACTTTGTCTGTattaattctgttcttttaaaactatactattttttatttccaaatttatttttttattaatagatTTTAATGAAGACACCTCTTTGGTTAAAAAGCATGAAAAAGACAATAGTGCTACTTTGGAAACGATGCTTTATTAGGAAAGGAATTCACAGTGAAATTTCAAATATGTAGAATAATTCATTAGTGTATAGATTGAATCTTCAAGGGGGAAAGTCTTAAGAATATTTTCCCTTTAGTGCCCCTCACCTTCATTTAGGGTTCCTAAACCTAGATGCAAATAGAAGTGTTAAGGTTCACATTTCTGTGCTGGTTTTGGTTGGCTGGTCCAGCTTTGCCAGCAGTCTCTGTACTCATGCTTGTGAGCATGTCGGCTTACCTGCTCAGAGTGCACTTCCCACACCTTGGGAATGCTTTGCTCGTCGCTTTGCGCTCCTTCAAACTGCCCGCTTTAGCAATTATCATTTCTCTCAAGtcttaaaatatactttttttctattaagatcCTTTTTCTAATCTTTTCTAAGTTCTCTTGCTCTTCTGCTTCCCTGAGTAGTTGTTTGCCCAGCTTCTTGTTCCTCCTCATGTTCTACAAGTTACATCTATGGCCTTGCTGTGTGCTGTGTCTATGCTTGGTCTATGCTGTGTCTTCTGCTTCTTCACTCTATTTCTTGACTTTATCTGCAGACGGCGGAGCACTGTCTGTCTGAAAAGGAGAAGAACTGCCGGCTTTAGTTTACTGTTGAGAGCTTGGCTGTGAGGGTTCAGTTCTCACACAGCTGCACTTTGATCATGCAGTTGTAGACACTGAAGACGGGAGGCGGTCAGAGTGGAAAGTCACTGCCAGTATCCCTGCTGTGCCCTCCCAAGCATGGCACATAGGGACAGCCTGTTTGATGGTCTAGGCTTTCTTCCTGTTGTAGCCGGAGTTATCTGTCTACACTTGGAGAGTTACTCATAGCACAACTGGGGTTCAGACCAAGACTGCCCTACATAGGCTGTCCCCAGGCG
This genomic interval carries:
- the Znf644 gene encoding zinc finger protein 644 isoform X3, whose product is MRLFLHRDVNKPKFRLNVLNDLANNMDDLKINTDIHGAKEELQDDSSFISEKDSGVHKPKDCQASFQRNNSLTLSEESPEDKSEKALSGGQSALFIPAGAPAASSENLTLPTGASNGPVSHSSVTKTSSMNDGSVSLTTGQPVDQPATESCSALKVAADLQLSAPQKPSQHQVVFLLSDVAHTKNTAHSIKKLPTSALVGCDVPSSVGNSVKSESTLLNQVEVGEGSEGALAKGDCAGALAGISSGTDGFRPENDTNWDPQKEFIQFLMTNEEAVDKAPVHPKVAGVEKKRKRKMDVSRITRYTEDCFSDANRVPSKSKMPQVDFVGQKEEVQATDAQKYALSKVKSESADDLESVDTFQHLVYNSDKCGEDSSPVHTRTFISDTLKKKCEARDCESPATFSAEEPSFYPCTKCNVNFREKKHLHRHMMYHLDGNSHFRHLNVPRPYACRECGRTFRDRNSLLKHMIIHQERRQKLMEEIRELKELQDEGRSARLQCPQCVFGTNCPKTFVQHAKTHEKDKRYYCCEECNFMAVTENELECHRGIAHGAAVKCPVVSSDATQRKTQKKTLIKDSVTGSSRKPATYLCKMCPFTTSARSILKKHMEYLHSPSCVDSFGNPPGLDKRKNDVLEESVDLNCTKPLVRQQSATFPKNSALKQDVKRTFASSSQSSHFSKFHKRPHRIQKARKSIAQSGANACNPNSSPHKDVTVKSSTDQKPKYLHQVAKEKSNAKANSYLYRNKYENYRMIKKSDPHCPDTKRPDHRRVAVKRVVKGSRKESSGGEDLDSYPDFLHKMTVVVLQKLNSAEKKDSYETEDDSSWDNVELGDYTTQAVEEETYSGLSPEHVNLLPLFKSKMESQGPEDSAALSYNQDEGFYFEYYEDGGTDSFLREIHDPQPLENAETPLSKHGSVFHWTDLSLEKKSCPYCPATFETGVGLSNHVRGHLHRAGLSYEARHVVSPEQIATSDKMQHFKRAGAGTPVKRVRKAVEKAETTSEHTCQLCGGWFDTKIGLSNHVRGHLKRLGKTKWDAHKSPICVLNEMMQNEEKYEKILKALNNRRVIPRPFVAQKLTSGDDFLSQDVLPLDEYRNGLKTEALSVSASEEERLSFLNECDETKPELPSGRKNQSLTLIELLRNKRMGDERNSALSPQKIHNQTARKRFVQKCVLPLNDDSPLMYQPQKMDLTVHSALDCKQKKSRSRSGSKKKMLTLPHGADEVYILRCRFCGLVFRGPLSVQEDWIKHLQRHIVNANIPRTGAGMVEVTSLLKKPASITEASFSLLMAEAAS
- the Znf644 gene encoding zinc finger protein 644 isoform X1; translation: MRLFLHRDVNKPKFRLNVLNDLANNMDDLKINTDIHGAKEELQDDSSFISEKDSGVHKPKDCQASFQRNNSLTLSEESPEDKSEKALSGGQSALFIPAGAPAASSENLTLPTGASNGPVSHSSVTKTSSMNDGSVSLTTGQPVDQPATESCSALKVAADLQLSAPQKPSQHQVVFLLSDVAHTKNTAHSIKKLPTSALVGCDVPSSVGNSVKSESTLLNQVEVGEGSEGALAKGDCAGALAGISSGTDGFRPENDTNWDPQKEFIQFLMTNEEAVDKAPVHPKVAGVEKKRKRKMDVSRITRYTEDCFSDANRVPSKSKMPQVDFVGQKEEVQATDAQKYALSKVKSESADDLESVDTFQHLVYNSDKCGEDSSPVHTRTFISDTLKKKCEARDCESPATFSAEEPSFYPCTKCNVNFREKKHLHRHMMYHLDGNSHFRHLNVPRPYACRECGRTFRDRNSLLKHMIIHQERRQKLMEEIRELKELQDEGRSARLQCPQCVFGTNCPKTFVQHAKTHEKDKRYYCCEECNFMAVTENELECHRGIAHGAAVKCPVVSSDATQRKTQKKTLIKDSVTGSSRKPATYLCKMCPFTTSARSILKKHMEYLHSPSCVDSFGNPPGLDKRKNDVLEESVDLNCTKPLVRQQSATFPKNSALKQDVKRTFASSSQSSHFSKFHKRPHRIQKARKSIAQSGANACNPNSSPHKDVTVKSSTDQKPKYLHQVAKEKSNAKANSYLYRNKYENYRMIKKSGESYPLPFKKEVSSLNSLHLFSSSNNSHNNFISDPHCPDTKRPDHRRVAVKRVVKGSRKESSGGEDLDSYPDFLHKMTVVVLQKLNSAEKKDSYETEDDSSWDNVELGDYTTQAVEEETYSGLSPEHVNLLPLFKSKMESQGPEDSAALSYNQDEGFYFEYYEDGGTDSFLREIHDPQPLENAETPLSKHGSVFHWTDLSLEKKSCPYCPATFETGVGLSNHVRGHLHRAGLSYEARHVVSPEQIATSDKMQHFKRAGAGTPVKRVRKAVEKAETTSEHTCQLCGGWFDTKIGLSNHVRGHLKRLGKTKWDAHKSPICVLNEMMQNEEKYEKILKALNNRRVIPRPFVAQKLTSGDDFLSQDVLPLDEYRNGLKTEALSVSASEEERLSFLNECDETKPELPSGRKNQSLTLIELLRNKRMGDERNSALSPQKIHNQTARKRFVQKCVLPLNDDSPLMYQPQKMDLTVHSALDCKQKKSRSRSGSKKKMLTLPHGADEVYILRCRFCGLVFRGPLSVQEDWIKHLQRHIVNANIPRTGAGMVEVTSLLKKPASITEASFSLLMAEAAS
- the Znf644 gene encoding zinc finger protein 644 isoform X2, which produces MDDLKINTDIHGAKEELQDDSSFISEKDSGVHKPKDCQASFQRNNSLTLSEESPEDKSEKALSGGQSALFIPAGAPAASSENLTLPTGASNGPVSHSSVTKTSSMNDGSVSLTTGQPVDQPATESCSALKVAADLQLSAPQKPSQHQVVFLLSDVAHTKNTAHSIKKLPTSALVGCDVPSSVGNSVKSESTLLNQVEVGEGSEGALAKGDCAGALAGISSGTDGFRPENDTNWDPQKEFIQFLMTNEEAVDKAPVHPKVAGVEKKRKRKMDVSRITRYTEDCFSDANRVPSKSKMPQVDFVGQKEEVQATDAQKYALSKVKSESADDLESVDTFQHLVYNSDKCGEDSSPVHTRTFISDTLKKKCEARDCESPATFSAEEPSFYPCTKCNVNFREKKHLHRHMMYHLDGNSHFRHLNVPRPYACRECGRTFRDRNSLLKHMIIHQERRQKLMEEIRELKELQDEGRSARLQCPQCVFGTNCPKTFVQHAKTHEKDKRYYCCEECNFMAVTENELECHRGIAHGAAVKCPVVSSDATQRKTQKKTLIKDSVTGSSRKPATYLCKMCPFTTSARSILKKHMEYLHSPSCVDSFGNPPGLDKRKNDVLEESVDLNCTKPLVRQQSATFPKNSALKQDVKRTFASSSQSSHFSKFHKRPHRIQKARKSIAQSGANACNPNSSPHKDVTVKSSTDQKPKYLHQVAKEKSNAKANSYLYRNKYENYRMIKKSGESYPLPFKKEVSSLNSLHLFSSSNNSHNNFISDPHCPDTKRPDHRRVAVKRVVKGSRKESSGGEDLDSYPDFLHKMTVVVLQKLNSAEKKDSYETEDDSSWDNVELGDYTTQAVEEETYSGLSPEHVNLLPLFKSKMESQGPEDSAALSYNQDEGFYFEYYEDGGTDSFLREIHDPQPLENAETPLSKHGSVFHWTDLSLEKKSCPYCPATFETGVGLSNHVRGHLHRAGLSYEARHVVSPEQIATSDKMQHFKRAGAGTPVKRVRKAVEKAETTSEHTCQLCGGWFDTKIGLSNHVRGHLKRLGKTKWDAHKSPICVLNEMMQNEEKYEKILKALNNRRVIPRPFVAQKLTSGDDFLSQDVLPLDEYRNGLKTEALSVSASEEERLSFLNECDETKPELPSGRKNQSLTLIELLRNKRMGDERNSALSPQKIHNQTARKRFVQKCVLPLNDDSPLMYQPQKMDLTVHSALDCKQKKSRSRSGSKKKMLTLPHGADEVYILRCRFCGLVFRGPLSVQEDWIKHLQRHIVNANIPRTGAGMVEVTSLLKKPASITEASFSLLMAEAAS